In one Myxocyprinus asiaticus isolate MX2 ecotype Aquarium Trade chromosome 1, UBuf_Myxa_2, whole genome shotgun sequence genomic region, the following are encoded:
- the f2 gene encoding prothrombin — protein MGAKPAPLLLFLLLGQVIHLTLCYDVFIGDKEASQIIRAKRANTPFEELKPGNLERECVEEICVHEEAREVFERDDKTEIFWKRYLDCEGTTVPRTGEKIQHLRGCVKTDGDCYFRIGENYRGNVSVTKSGRTCQYWRSNFPHKIHEFNVTKLQLPENHCRNPDKSSGGPWCFTRDPTVRREFCRVLKCGETLVPPPRSPTLKPEERYLKSNCLFGNGETYTGTLSLSFGGHTCLQWNAAEVQALTKGKEFLAQVQLVKNHCRNPDGDMEGPWCYVKEAGGNITIDYCDLELCDAPLVKFMEDEDGRERTTLGKKKAFFNPRNFGNGELECGERPLFEKISKEDKNEMELLMSYTGGRIVGGEDAEVGSAPWQVMLYKRSPQELLCGASLISDEWILTAAHCILYPPWNKNFTASDILVRLGKHSRTKYERGTEKIVAIDEIIIHPKYNWKENLNRDIALLHLKKPVTFTKEIHPICIPTKNIAKNLMFAGYKGRVSGWGNLRESWTSSPANLPEVLQQIHLPIVDQKTCRDSTSVTITDNMFCAGYKPEETKRGDTCEGDSGGPFVMKNPTDKRWYQTGIVSWGEGCDRDGKYGFYTHLYRMHRWMRKVIDKTGSADEE, from the exons ATGGGAGCAAAACCAGCACCTCTCCTCCTCTTTCTACTTCTTGGGCAAGTGATCCATCTGACATTGTGTTATGACG TGTTCATTGGCGATAAGGAAGCCTCTCAGATCATTCGGGCAAAGAGGGCTAACACCCCTTTTGAGGAGTTAAAACCAGGGAATctggagagagagtgtgtggaAGAGATTTGTGTCCATGAAGAAGCTCGAGAGGTGTTTGAGAGAGATGATAAAACG GAAATATTTTGGAAGAGATATTTAG ACTGTGAAGGCACAACAGTACCCAGAACAGGAGAAAAAATCCAACATTTGAGAGGATGCGTAAAAACAGATG GTGACTGCTACTTCCGTATTGGTGAAAACTACAGAGGAAATGTGTCTGTTACCAAATCTGGAAGGACATGCCAGTACTGGAGAAGCAATTTCCCCCACAAGATCCA TGAATTTAATGTCACAAAGCTGCAGCTACCAGAGAACCATTGCAGAAACCCAGATAAGAGCAGCGGTGGCCCTTGGTGTTTTACAAGAGACCCTACGGTCAGGAGGGAATTCTGCAGAGTGCTGAAATGCg GTGAGACTCTTGTCCCCCCTCCGCGATCTCCTACATTGAAACCTGAAGAGCGTTATCTTAAGAGTAACTGTCTGTTTGGAAACGGGGAGACCTATACAGGGACTCTGTCACTATCTTTTGGAGGACATACCTGCCTGCAGTGGAACGCAGCAGAAGTGCAAGCCTTGACTAAGGGGAAAGAGTTTCTGGCCCAAGTTCAACTGGTAAAGAACCACTGTAGAAACCCAGATGGAGATATGGAGGGACCTTGGTGCTATGTAAAGGAAGCAGGTGGAAACATTACCATTGATTACTGTGACTTAGAGTTGTGTG ATGCCCCTCTAGTCAAGTTTATGGAGGATGAGGATGGTAGAGAGAGAACAACTCTTGGCAAAAAGAAAGCTTTCTTTAACCCCCGCAACTTTGGCAATGGAGAGCTAG AGTGTGGAGAGCGACCCTTGTTTGAGAAGATCAGCAAAGAAGACAAGAACGAGATGGAGCTACTGATGTCATACACTGGAGGCAGAATAGTGGGAGGAGAGGATGCTGAAGTAGGCAGTGCTCCATG GCAGGTGATGCTGTATAAGCGTAGTCCTCAAGAGCTGCTGTGTGGAGCCAGCCTGATCAGTGATGAATGGATTTTGACTGCAGCACATTGCATTCTCTATCCGCCTTGGAACAAGAACTTCACAGCCAGTGATATTCTCGTTCGTCTTGGAAAACACTCTCGTACCAA GTATGAGAGGGGCACTGAGAAGATTGTGGCCATTGATGAGATAATTATCCACCCTAAATATAACTGGAAGGAAAACCTGAACCGAGACATTGCTCTTCTGCACTTGAAGAAGCCTGTAACCTTTACTAAAGAGATCCACCCTATCTGTATCCCCACCAAGAATATTGCAAAGAA TTTGATGTTTGCAGGCTACAAGGGCCGTGTGTCTGGCTGGGGGAACCTCAGGGAATCATGGACCTCAAGCCCAGCAAACCTTCCAGAAGTGCTGCAACAGATTCACTTGCCTATTGTGGATCAGAAGACCTGCCGGGATTCCACCTCTGTCACCATCACCGACAATATGTTCTGTGCTG GTTACAAGCCAGAGGAAACAAAAAGAGGTGACACTTGTGAGGGAGACAGTGGAGGGCCTTTTGTGATGAAG AACCCTACAGACAAACGCTGGTATCAGACTGGCATTGTGTCATGGGGTGAGGGGTGTGACCGTGATGGCAAATATGGATTCTACACACACCTCTACCGTATGCATCGCTGGATGAGAAAAGTTATTGATAAAACAGGCTCTGCAGATGAAGAGTGA